In the Ctenopharyngodon idella isolate HZGC_01 chromosome 4, HZGC01, whole genome shotgun sequence genome, one interval contains:
- the si:dkeyp-38g8.5 gene encoding LOW QUALITY PROTEIN: SAFB-like transcription modulator (The sequence of the model RefSeq protein was modified relative to this genomic sequence to represent the inferred CDS: deleted 1 base in 1 codon), with amino-acid sequence MSSALDDSKTTDASMDHELYTVQSPSEDIKDGPDHAEFIYKMSNEEFVRFVKLRVTNDSLFTGKRNSSTLAYRAILKELGLQREISASQARRKWENLKMKYKEMKNPPPGVSVNPTNWPWFSLMDDAMEGRLAGSEVTLDTSSVGDDSEYRPNNTTRRRSKRAREPNRSEIELFVEEDDMMSEEMGRDRADLDRDRDEMEHERAILESDKAAIEYERMVLEREKMVLDRERAGVERELAALDRDRASLEREKAAVERDRASVEYIRAQLEKERAILDRERAKLERERAVLEQQRGMEKGEQPADLNDNSEGTDTSVPLVMEQASLERRQKFLNLFEKLIENF; translated from the exons ATGAGTAGCGCACTTGATGACTCAAAGACAACAGACGCAAGTATGGACCACGAACTTTATACTGTACAGAGTCCCTCTGAGGACATTAAGGATGGCCCAGATCATGCAGAATTCATTTATAAGA TGTCAAATGAAGAATTTGTTAGATTCGTGAAGTTGCGTGTGACCAACGACTCACTTTTCACTGGAAAGAGAAATTCTTCAACTCTGGCTTATAG GGCCATATTGAAAGAGCTGGGTCTGCAAAGGGAAATTTCTGCCAGCCAGGCCAGGAGGAAATGGGAAAACTTAAAGATGAAATATAAG GAAATGAAGAATCCCCCACCTGGTGTCTCGGTGAACCCCACTAACTGGCCGTGGTTCTCCCTCATGGATGACGCCATGGAGGGTAGACTCGCTGGAAGCGAAGTCACCCTAGACACTTCTTCTGTGGGCGATGACAGCGAGTATCGGCCGAACAACACCACGCGTAGGAGGAGCAAAAGGGCGCGTGAGCCGAACAGAAGCGAGATCGAGCTGTTTGTCGAAGAGGATGACATGATGTCTGAAGAAATGGGGCGAGACAGGGCAGACCTGGACAGAGACAGGGATGAGATGGAGCACGAGAGGGCCATCCTGGAGAGCGACAAAGCCGCTATTGAATACGAGAGGATGGTCCTGGAGCGGGAGAAGATGGTTTTAGACCGAGAAAGAGCAGGAGTGGAGCGTGAACTTGCAGCATTGGACCGAGACAGGGCTTctctagagagagagaaagccgCTGTGGAAAGAGATAGGGCCTCTGTGGAGTACATCCGAGCTCAGCTGGAAAAGGAAAGAGCGATTCTTGACAGAGAAAGGGCAAAGCTTGAACGAGAGCGTGCCGTCCTAGAGCAGCAGCGTGGGATGGAGAAGGGGGAGCAGCCAGCTGATCTGAACGACAATTCAGAAGGAACTGACACCTCTGTTCCCTTAGTGATGGAA CAGGCTTCCTTAGAGAGGAGGCAGAAATTCCTCAACCTGTTTGAAAAGCTCATTGAGAACTTCtaa